Proteins found in one Phoenix dactylifera cultivar Barhee BC4 unplaced genomic scaffold, palm_55x_up_171113_PBpolish2nd_filt_p 000529F, whole genome shotgun sequence genomic segment:
- the LOC103699203 gene encoding methyltransferase N6AMT1-like isoform X1 gives MVHPVRYSTDWFLCWIATMDYGIDIGSSSFPTKCKLSSRTVSLKSSYKTAQLRLLSRHPEVYEPCDDSFALVDALLADRANLLQHKPRLCMEVGCGSGYVITSLALMLGEENFGVHYFATDINPHAVEVTRAALEAHGVHAEIITTNIASGLHKRLAGMIDVVVVNPPYVPTPEEEVGCDGITASWAGGENGRKVIDRILPVVDELLSGDGWLYMVTLTANNPSQICRSMREKGYASRIIVQRSTEEESLHVIKFWREDIAEMEGARAVASGSESWLSQFPLRSFWRGNNGRSG, from the exons ATGGTACATCCGGTACGGTATAGTACCGACTG GTTCTTATGCTGGATAGCTACCATGGACTATGGTATAGATATCGGATCCTCTAGTTTTCCCACAAAATGCAAGTTGAGCAGCAGAACT GTTTCATTAAAGTCATCATACAAAACTGCTCAGCTTCGACTCCTTAGCCGCCACCCTGAGGTGTATGAGCCATGTGACGACTCATTTGCCCTAGTGGATGCTCTCCTAGCTGATAGAGCAAATTTGTTGCAGCACAAGCCAAGGTTATGCATGGAAGTGGGCTGCGGGAGTGGCTATGTCATCACATCTTTGGCCCTCATGCTTGGGGAAGAAAACTTTGGAGTCCATTATTTTGCAACTGACATCAACCCACATGCTGTGGAGGTGACTCGTGCGGCACTTGAAGCTCACGGTGTACATGCAGAGATCATCACCACAAATATTGCTTCCGGGCTTCACAAACGCCTTGCTGGTATGATAGATGTGGTGGTGGTTAATCCTCCTTATGTGCCAACACCTGAAGAAGAAGTTGGCTGTGATGGGATAACTGCTTCTTGGGCTGGAGGAGAGAATGGACGCAAGGTGATAGACAGGATCCTTCCTGTTGTAGATGAGCTGCTTTCAGGTGACGGTTGGCTTTATATGGTCACCCTCACAGCCAACAATCCTTCCCAGATTTGCCGTTCAATGAGAGAAAAGGGGTATGCATCTCGAATCATTGTCCAGAGGTCGACTGAGGAGGAGAGCCTCCATGTTATCAAGTTTTGGCGTGAAGATATTGCAGAGATGGAGGGGGCCAGAGCTGTTGCATCGGGATCTGAGTCGTGGTTATCGCAATTTCCTCTTAGATCCTTCTGGCGTGGTAATAATGGGAGAAGTGGCTGA
- the LOC103699203 gene encoding methyltransferase N6AMT1-like isoform X2, producing MDYGIDIGSSSFPTKCKLSSRTVSLKSSYKTAQLRLLSRHPEVYEPCDDSFALVDALLADRANLLQHKPRLCMEVGCGSGYVITSLALMLGEENFGVHYFATDINPHAVEVTRAALEAHGVHAEIITTNIASGLHKRLAGMIDVVVVNPPYVPTPEEEVGCDGITASWAGGENGRKVIDRILPVVDELLSGDGWLYMVTLTANNPSQICRSMREKGYASRIIVQRSTEEESLHVIKFWREDIAEMEGARAVASGSESWLSQFPLRSFWRGNNGRSG from the exons ATGGACTATGGTATAGATATCGGATCCTCTAGTTTTCCCACAAAATGCAAGTTGAGCAGCAGAACT GTTTCATTAAAGTCATCATACAAAACTGCTCAGCTTCGACTCCTTAGCCGCCACCCTGAGGTGTATGAGCCATGTGACGACTCATTTGCCCTAGTGGATGCTCTCCTAGCTGATAGAGCAAATTTGTTGCAGCACAAGCCAAGGTTATGCATGGAAGTGGGCTGCGGGAGTGGCTATGTCATCACATCTTTGGCCCTCATGCTTGGGGAAGAAAACTTTGGAGTCCATTATTTTGCAACTGACATCAACCCACATGCTGTGGAGGTGACTCGTGCGGCACTTGAAGCTCACGGTGTACATGCAGAGATCATCACCACAAATATTGCTTCCGGGCTTCACAAACGCCTTGCTGGTATGATAGATGTGGTGGTGGTTAATCCTCCTTATGTGCCAACACCTGAAGAAGAAGTTGGCTGTGATGGGATAACTGCTTCTTGGGCTGGAGGAGAGAATGGACGCAAGGTGATAGACAGGATCCTTCCTGTTGTAGATGAGCTGCTTTCAGGTGACGGTTGGCTTTATATGGTCACCCTCACAGCCAACAATCCTTCCCAGATTTGCCGTTCAATGAGAGAAAAGGGGTATGCATCTCGAATCATTGTCCAGAGGTCGACTGAGGAGGAGAGCCTCCATGTTATCAAGTTTTGGCGTGAAGATATTGCAGAGATGGAGGGGGCCAGAGCTGTTGCATCGGGATCTGAGTCGTGGTTATCGCAATTTCCTCTTAGATCCTTCTGGCGTGGTAATAATGGGAGAAGTGGCTGA
- the LOC103699203 gene encoding methyltransferase N6AMT1-like isoform X4 yields MVSLKSSYKTAQLRLLSRHPEVYEPCDDSFALVDALLADRANLLQHKPRLCMEVGCGSGYVITSLALMLGEENFGVHYFATDINPHAVEVTRAALEAHGVHAEIITTNIASGLHKRLAGMIDVVVVNPPYVPTPEEEVGCDGITASWAGGENGRKVIDRILPVVDELLSGDGWLYMVTLTANNPSQICRSMREKGYASRIIVQRSTEEESLHVIKFWREDIAEMEGARAVASGSESWLSQFPLRSFWRGNNGRSG; encoded by the exons ATG GTTTCATTAAAGTCATCATACAAAACTGCTCAGCTTCGACTCCTTAGCCGCCACCCTGAGGTGTATGAGCCATGTGACGACTCATTTGCCCTAGTGGATGCTCTCCTAGCTGATAGAGCAAATTTGTTGCAGCACAAGCCAAGGTTATGCATGGAAGTGGGCTGCGGGAGTGGCTATGTCATCACATCTTTGGCCCTCATGCTTGGGGAAGAAAACTTTGGAGTCCATTATTTTGCAACTGACATCAACCCACATGCTGTGGAGGTGACTCGTGCGGCACTTGAAGCTCACGGTGTACATGCAGAGATCATCACCACAAATATTGCTTCCGGGCTTCACAAACGCCTTGCTGGTATGATAGATGTGGTGGTGGTTAATCCTCCTTATGTGCCAACACCTGAAGAAGAAGTTGGCTGTGATGGGATAACTGCTTCTTGGGCTGGAGGAGAGAATGGACGCAAGGTGATAGACAGGATCCTTCCTGTTGTAGATGAGCTGCTTTCAGGTGACGGTTGGCTTTATATGGTCACCCTCACAGCCAACAATCCTTCCCAGATTTGCCGTTCAATGAGAGAAAAGGGGTATGCATCTCGAATCATTGTCCAGAGGTCGACTGAGGAGGAGAGCCTCCATGTTATCAAGTTTTGGCGTGAAGATATTGCAGAGATGGAGGGGGCCAGAGCTGTTGCATCGGGATCTGAGTCGTGGTTATCGCAATTTCCTCTTAGATCCTTCTGGCGTGGTAATAATGGGAGAAGTGGCTGA
- the LOC103699203 gene encoding methyltransferase N6AMT1-like isoform X3 — MQVSLKSSYKTAQLRLLSRHPEVYEPCDDSFALVDALLADRANLLQHKPRLCMEVGCGSGYVITSLALMLGEENFGVHYFATDINPHAVEVTRAALEAHGVHAEIITTNIASGLHKRLAGMIDVVVVNPPYVPTPEEEVGCDGITASWAGGENGRKVIDRILPVVDELLSGDGWLYMVTLTANNPSQICRSMREKGYASRIIVQRSTEEESLHVIKFWREDIAEMEGARAVASGSESWLSQFPLRSFWRGNNGRSG, encoded by the exons ATGCAA GTTTCATTAAAGTCATCATACAAAACTGCTCAGCTTCGACTCCTTAGCCGCCACCCTGAGGTGTATGAGCCATGTGACGACTCATTTGCCCTAGTGGATGCTCTCCTAGCTGATAGAGCAAATTTGTTGCAGCACAAGCCAAGGTTATGCATGGAAGTGGGCTGCGGGAGTGGCTATGTCATCACATCTTTGGCCCTCATGCTTGGGGAAGAAAACTTTGGAGTCCATTATTTTGCAACTGACATCAACCCACATGCTGTGGAGGTGACTCGTGCGGCACTTGAAGCTCACGGTGTACATGCAGAGATCATCACCACAAATATTGCTTCCGGGCTTCACAAACGCCTTGCTGGTATGATAGATGTGGTGGTGGTTAATCCTCCTTATGTGCCAACACCTGAAGAAGAAGTTGGCTGTGATGGGATAACTGCTTCTTGGGCTGGAGGAGAGAATGGACGCAAGGTGATAGACAGGATCCTTCCTGTTGTAGATGAGCTGCTTTCAGGTGACGGTTGGCTTTATATGGTCACCCTCACAGCCAACAATCCTTCCCAGATTTGCCGTTCAATGAGAGAAAAGGGGTATGCATCTCGAATCATTGTCCAGAGGTCGACTGAGGAGGAGAGCCTCCATGTTATCAAGTTTTGGCGTGAAGATATTGCAGAGATGGAGGGGGCCAGAGCTGTTGCATCGGGATCTGAGTCGTGGTTATCGCAATTTCCTCTTAGATCCTTCTGGCGTGGTAATAATGGGAGAAGTGGCTGA